The Burkholderia pyrrocinia genome has a segment encoding these proteins:
- a CDS encoding FAD-dependent monooxygenase, giving the protein MADTLPDIPPVLIVGAGPTGLAAAMSLARARVPVRIIDRLAAPAPYSRAIGIQARTLELLEQHRAVEPFLALGHRAHAAALHADGRVIARLDFDPLQTRYPYLLFLDQSITERLLAEHLAGFGVAVERGATLTACDAGGKSLDVTIRCADGRDESFAPSYLIAADGAHSTVRHLLGLGFTGQAFEQTFLLADFAAIPDWPDEEIHLFTTPEGMAGLFPMGGGRYRLVADRPPGSDAPTPSLEECDAIVRARVGASIAPTDLAWSSYFHLHSRMVARLRHGRVFFAGDAAHVHSPAGAQGMNTGIQEAFNLGWKLARVLGAGTPERLLDTYHAERHPIERDVLRQTSFITQVVEADRGAMKLLRDHVVPLLVSFGPMRDAVRRTVSELGVQYRKSPLTLERVLDGGPRAGERAPDALVHVLDGPLGQAPGTARLYDLHDPASFTLLLLDEPANADAGAVPPPPMAADAQALVQRLERIMPGAVRVWRITDAEGDGAAGLAQEYGRSRPSFYLLRPDGYVAARGRTATDASALLRHCESWFAGMSMSA; this is encoded by the coding sequence ATGGCTGACACACTGCCCGATATCCCGCCCGTGCTGATCGTCGGCGCGGGGCCGACCGGCCTTGCCGCCGCGATGAGCCTCGCGCGTGCCCGCGTGCCGGTGCGCATCATCGACCGCCTCGCCGCGCCCGCGCCGTATTCGCGCGCGATCGGTATCCAGGCACGCACGCTCGAACTGCTGGAGCAGCATCGCGCGGTCGAGCCGTTTCTCGCGCTCGGCCATCGTGCGCATGCGGCCGCGCTGCATGCCGACGGCCGCGTGATCGCGCGGCTCGATTTCGATCCGCTGCAAACGCGCTACCCGTATCTGCTGTTTCTCGACCAGAGCATTACCGAGCGGCTGCTCGCCGAGCACCTGGCCGGGTTCGGCGTGGCGGTCGAGCGCGGCGCGACGCTGACCGCGTGCGATGCAGGCGGCAAGTCGCTCGACGTGACGATCCGCTGTGCCGACGGCCGCGACGAATCATTCGCGCCGTCGTACCTGATCGCCGCCGACGGGGCGCACAGCACCGTCAGGCATCTGCTCGGCCTGGGCTTCACCGGGCAGGCGTTCGAACAGACTTTCCTGCTTGCCGATTTCGCGGCGATACCCGACTGGCCGGACGAAGAGATCCACCTGTTCACGACGCCCGAAGGCATGGCAGGCCTGTTTCCGATGGGCGGCGGCCGTTACCGGCTCGTTGCCGACCGGCCGCCCGGCAGCGATGCGCCGACCCCGTCGCTCGAGGAATGCGACGCGATCGTGCGTGCGCGCGTTGGCGCGTCGATTGCGCCGACCGATCTCGCGTGGTCGTCCTATTTCCACCTGCACAGCCGGATGGTCGCCCGGCTGCGTCACGGCCGCGTGTTCTTCGCGGGCGATGCCGCGCACGTCCACAGCCCGGCCGGCGCGCAGGGCATGAACACCGGCATCCAGGAAGCGTTCAATCTCGGCTGGAAGCTTGCGCGCGTGCTCGGCGCGGGCACGCCCGAACGGCTGCTCGACACCTATCACGCCGAGCGCCATCCGATCGAGCGCGACGTGTTGCGGCAGACCAGTTTCATCACGCAGGTCGTCGAGGCGGATCGCGGCGCGATGAAGCTGCTGCGCGATCATGTCGTGCCGCTGCTGGTGTCGTTCGGGCCGATGCGCGACGCGGTGCGGCGTACGGTCAGCGAGCTCGGCGTGCAATACCGGAAGAGTCCGCTCACGCTGGAGCGCGTGCTCGACGGCGGCCCGCGTGCAGGCGAGCGGGCGCCCGACGCGCTTGTGCACGTGCTCGACGGCCCGCTCGGTCAGGCGCCGGGAACGGCGCGGCTATACGATCTGCACGATCCGGCGAGCTTCACGCTGCTGCTGCTCGACGAGCCGGCGAATGCCGACGCCGGCGCTGTGCCGCCGCCGCCGATGGCGGCCGATGCGCAGGCGCTCGTGCAGCGGCTCGAACGGATCATGCCGGGCGCTGTGCGCGTGTGGCGGATCACCGATGCCGAAGGCGACGGTGCCGCCGGGCTGGCACAGGAGTACGGCCGCTCGCGGCCGTCGTTCTACCTGTTGCGGCCCGACGGGTATGTCGCCGCGCGCGGGCGCACGGCGACCGACGCGAGCGCGTTGCTGCGCCACTGCGAAAGCTGGTTCGCGGGCATGTCGATGTCCGCGTAG
- a CDS encoding formate dehydrogenase subunit delta codes for MDNDHLIDMANQIGAFFESMPDRDEALTGIAEHIRRFWEPRMRRALLAALDDPSSEGAQRAAPIVRDAIATHRASLVPAEATA; via the coding sequence ATGGACAACGACCACCTGATCGACATGGCCAACCAGATCGGCGCATTCTTCGAATCGATGCCCGATCGCGACGAAGCGCTGACCGGCATCGCCGAGCATATCCGGCGCTTCTGGGAGCCGCGGATGCGCCGCGCGTTGCTCGCCGCGCTCGACGATCCGTCGAGCGAAGGCGCGCAACGCGCGGCGCCGATCGTGCGCGACGCGATCGCCACTCACCGCGCATCGCTCGTCCCTGCCGAGGCAACCGCCTGA
- the fdhF gene encoding formate dehydrogenase subunit alpha, which yields MSLDTNNVRQGGCGSGQCACKSAAQARARDPLDDTDYGTPQRHADIDVTLEIDGQPVTVPAGTSVMRAAIEAGVNVPKLCATDSLEPFGSCRLCLVEIEGRRGYPASCTTPAEAGMKVRTQSDRLQSLRRNVMELYISDHPLDCLTCPANGDCELQDMAGVVGLREVRYGFDGANHLDDRKDESNPYFTYDPSKCIVCNRCVRACEETQGTFALTIAARGFESRVAAGESESFMASECVSCGACVAACPTATLQEKSVVQLGQAEHSVITTCAYCGVGCSFKAEMKGTQVVRMTPNKNGLANEGHACVKGRFAWGYATHKDRITKPMIRERITDPWREVSWDEALTYAATQFRKLQQKYGRDSIGGITSSRCTNEETYLVQKLVRAAFGNNNVDTCARVCHSPTGYGLKTTLGESAGTQTFASVDQADVIVVMGANPTDGHPVFGSRLKRRVREGAKLIVIDPRRIDVVDGPHVKATHHLQLRPGTNVAIVNALAHVIVTEGLVADAFVAERCETRAFEQWRDFVSRADNSPEATADVTGVPAELVRAAARLYATGGNAAIYYGLGVTEHAQGSTTVMGIANLAMATGNIGREGVGVNPLRGQNNVQGSCDMGSFPHELPGYRHISDEIVRTQFEQAWSAKLQPEPGLRIPNMFDAALDGSFKGLYCQGEDIVQSDPNTQHVSAALSAMECIVVQDIFLNETAKYAHVLLPGSTFLEKDGTFTNAERRISRVRKVMPPLAGYADWEVTLLLSQALGYDMHYTHPSEIMDEIARLTPTFSGVSYAKLDALGSIQWPCNEHAPEGTPTMHIDAFVRGKGRFVITKFIPTPEKVTQRYPLILTTGRILSQYNVGAQTRRTENVRWHEEDRLEIHPHDAQDRGIRTGDWVGIESRAGHTVLRALVTERMQPGVVYTTFHFPESGANVITTESSDWATNCPEYKVTAVQVLPVAQPSDWQQAYARFNAEQIDLLERRASTPDTVTTGK from the coding sequence ATGTCCCTCGACACGAACAACGTCCGCCAAGGCGGCTGCGGCTCGGGCCAATGCGCGTGCAAGAGCGCCGCTCAGGCGCGCGCCCGCGACCCGCTCGACGATACCGACTACGGCACGCCGCAACGTCATGCCGACATCGACGTCACGCTCGAAATCGACGGCCAGCCGGTGACGGTACCGGCCGGCACGTCGGTGATGCGCGCGGCGATCGAAGCCGGCGTCAACGTCCCGAAGCTCTGCGCGACCGATTCGCTCGAGCCGTTCGGCTCGTGCCGGCTGTGCCTCGTCGAGATCGAAGGCCGGCGCGGTTATCCGGCATCGTGCACGACGCCGGCCGAAGCGGGCATGAAGGTGCGCACGCAGTCGGACCGGCTGCAGTCGCTGCGCCGCAACGTGATGGAGCTGTACATCTCCGACCATCCGCTCGACTGCCTCACCTGCCCCGCCAACGGCGACTGCGAACTGCAGGACATGGCGGGCGTCGTCGGGTTGCGCGAAGTGCGCTACGGCTTCGACGGCGCGAATCACCTCGACGACCGCAAGGACGAATCGAACCCGTACTTCACGTACGACCCGTCGAAGTGCATCGTCTGCAACCGCTGCGTGCGCGCCTGCGAGGAAACGCAGGGCACGTTCGCGCTGACGATCGCCGCGCGCGGCTTCGAATCGCGCGTCGCCGCGGGTGAAAGCGAATCGTTCATGGCATCGGAATGCGTGTCGTGCGGCGCCTGCGTCGCCGCATGCCCGACGGCCACGCTGCAGGAAAAATCCGTCGTGCAGCTCGGGCAGGCCGAACACTCGGTCATCACGACCTGCGCGTACTGCGGCGTCGGCTGCTCGTTCAAGGCCGAGATGAAGGGCACGCAGGTCGTGCGCATGACACCGAACAAGAACGGCCTCGCGAACGAGGGCCACGCATGCGTGAAGGGACGCTTCGCATGGGGCTACGCGACGCACAAGGACCGCATCACGAAGCCGATGATCCGCGAGAGGATCACCGACCCGTGGCGCGAAGTGAGCTGGGACGAAGCGCTCACCTACGCGGCGACGCAATTTCGCAAGCTGCAGCAGAAGTACGGCCGCGATTCGATCGGCGGCATCACGTCGTCGCGTTGCACGAACGAGGAAACCTACCTCGTGCAGAAGCTCGTGCGTGCCGCGTTCGGCAACAACAACGTCGATACCTGTGCGCGCGTGTGCCATTCGCCGACCGGCTATGGCCTCAAGACGACGCTCGGCGAATCGGCCGGCACGCAGACGTTCGCATCGGTCGACCAGGCCGACGTGATCGTCGTGATGGGGGCGAACCCGACCGACGGCCATCCGGTGTTCGGCTCGCGGCTGAAGCGGCGCGTTCGCGAAGGCGCGAAGCTGATCGTGATCGACCCGCGCCGCATCGATGTCGTCGACGGTCCGCACGTGAAAGCCACGCATCACCTGCAATTGCGCCCCGGCACCAACGTCGCGATCGTCAACGCGCTCGCGCACGTGATCGTCACCGAAGGGCTTGTTGCCGACGCGTTCGTCGCCGAGCGCTGCGAGACGCGCGCATTCGAGCAATGGCGCGACTTCGTGTCGCGCGCCGACAATTCGCCCGAGGCAACCGCCGACGTGACGGGCGTGCCGGCCGAACTGGTACGCGCCGCCGCGCGCCTCTATGCGACGGGCGGCAATGCCGCGATCTATTACGGGCTGGGCGTCACCGAACACGCGCAAGGCTCGACGACGGTGATGGGCATCGCGAACCTCGCGATGGCAACCGGCAACATCGGCCGCGAAGGCGTCGGCGTCAATCCGCTGCGCGGCCAGAACAACGTGCAGGGTTCGTGCGACATGGGCTCGTTCCCGCACGAACTGCCCGGCTACCGGCACATCAGCGACGAGATCGTGCGCACGCAGTTCGAACAGGCGTGGTCGGCCAAGCTGCAGCCGGAACCGGGGCTGCGCATCCCGAACATGTTCGACGCGGCGCTCGACGGCAGTTTCAAGGGGCTCTATTGCCAGGGCGAGGACATCGTCCAGTCGGACCCGAACACGCAGCACGTGTCGGCCGCGCTGTCGGCGATGGAGTGCATCGTCGTACAGGACATCTTCCTGAACGAGACCGCGAAATATGCGCACGTGCTGCTGCCGGGCTCGACGTTCCTCGAGAAGGACGGCACGTTCACGAACGCGGAGCGCCGCATCTCGCGCGTGCGCAAGGTGATGCCGCCGCTCGCGGGCTACGCGGACTGGGAAGTGACGCTGCTGCTGTCGCAGGCGCTCGGTTACGACATGCACTACACGCACCCGTCGGAAATCATGGACGAGATCGCGCGGCTCACGCCGACCTTCTCGGGCGTGTCATATGCGAAGCTCGACGCACTCGGCAGCATCCAGTGGCCGTGCAACGAGCACGCGCCGGAAGGCACGCCGACGATGCACATAGACGCGTTCGTGCGCGGCAAGGGCCGGTTCGTGATCACCAAGTTCATTCCGACGCCGGAAAAGGTCACGCAGCGCTATCCGCTGATCCTGACGACGGGCCGCATCCTGTCGCAATACAACGTCGGCGCGCAGACGCGCCGGACCGAAAACGTCCGGTGGCATGAAGAGGATCGCCTCGAGATCCATCCGCACGACGCGCAGGATCGCGGCATCCGGACCGGCGACTGGGTCGGCATCGAATCGCGTGCCGGGCATACGGTGCTGCGCGCGCTCGTGACGGAACGCATGCAGCCGGGCGTCGTGTACACGACGTTCCACTTCCCCGAATCGGGCGCGAACGTGATCACGACGGAAAGCTCCGACTGGGCGACGAACTGCCCTGAATACAAGGTGACGGCCGTGCAGGTGCTGCCGGTTGCGCAGCCGTCCGACTGGCAGCAAGCGTACGCGCGCTTCAACGCGGAGCAGATCGACCTGCTCGAGCGCCGCGCGAGCACGCCCGACACCGTGACGACAGGCAAGTGA
- a CDS encoding formate dehydrogenase beta subunit translates to MTTRIYVPRDSSALALGADALAAAIVAEAERRGVAIELVRNGSRGLLWLEPLVEVGTAAGRIGYANLSAADVPALFDANWLEGGAHPSSVGVVDALPYLARQQRLTFARIGLTDPLSIDDYLQHEGLAGLKNALALDGDAACETLIESGLRGRGGAAFPAGIKWRTVRHASAAQKYIVCNADEGDSGTFSDRLMMECDPYCLIEGMIIAGIATGATVGYIYVRSEYPHAIATLEAAIVRAREAGWLGERVLGSAHAFELHVAKGAGSYVCGEETALLESLEGKRGVVRAKPPLPALAGLFGQPTVINNVITLATAPVIFARGAAFYRDYGMGRSRGTLPFQLAGNIRHGGLVELAFGVTLRELLFDFGGGTASGRPARAAQVGGPLGTYLPDHQWDVPLDYEAYTAIGAVVGHGGIVLHDDTSNLAELAEYAMKFCAIESCGKCTPCRIGSTRGVETIARIRHGDTSERQVTLLRDLCDTMLAGSLCAMGGMTPYPVLSALDHFPEDFGLATGKDAASGPVKAAA, encoded by the coding sequence ATGACGACCCGCATCTACGTTCCGCGCGATTCGTCCGCGCTGGCCCTCGGCGCCGATGCGCTCGCCGCCGCGATCGTCGCGGAAGCCGAACGGCGCGGCGTCGCGATCGAACTGGTCCGCAACGGCTCGCGCGGGCTGCTTTGGCTCGAGCCGCTCGTCGAGGTCGGCACGGCCGCCGGCCGCATCGGCTATGCGAACCTGTCGGCCGCCGACGTGCCGGCCCTGTTCGACGCAAACTGGCTCGAAGGCGGCGCGCATCCGAGCAGTGTCGGCGTCGTCGACGCGCTCCCCTATCTCGCGCGCCAGCAGCGCCTCACGTTTGCGCGCATCGGCCTGACCGATCCGCTGTCGATCGACGACTACCTGCAGCACGAAGGCCTTGCCGGCCTGAAGAACGCACTCGCGCTCGACGGCGATGCCGCATGCGAGACGCTGATCGAATCGGGCCTGCGCGGCCGCGGCGGCGCGGCGTTCCCGGCCGGCATCAAGTGGCGCACGGTCCGGCACGCGAGCGCCGCGCAGAAATACATCGTCTGCAATGCAGACGAAGGCGATTCGGGCACGTTCTCCGACCGCCTGATGATGGAATGCGATCCGTACTGCCTGATCGAAGGGATGATCATCGCAGGCATCGCGACGGGCGCGACGGTCGGCTACATCTACGTCCGCAGCGAATACCCGCACGCGATCGCCACGCTCGAAGCCGCGATCGTCCGCGCGCGCGAAGCCGGCTGGCTCGGTGAACGCGTGCTCGGCTCCGCGCACGCGTTCGAACTGCACGTCGCGAAAGGCGCGGGCTCGTACGTGTGCGGCGAGGAAACGGCGTTGCTCGAATCGCTCGAGGGCAAACGCGGCGTCGTGCGCGCAAAGCCGCCGCTGCCCGCGCTCGCCGGCCTGTTCGGTCAGCCGACCGTCATCAACAACGTCATCACGCTCGCGACGGCGCCGGTGATTTTCGCGCGCGGCGCCGCGTTCTATCGCGACTACGGGATGGGCCGCTCGCGCGGCACGCTGCCGTTCCAGCTGGCCGGCAACATCCGTCACGGCGGCCTCGTCGAACTCGCGTTCGGCGTCACGCTGCGCGAGCTGCTGTTCGACTTCGGCGGCGGCACCGCAAGCGGCCGGCCCGCACGCGCCGCACAGGTCGGCGGCCCGCTCGGCACCTACCTGCCCGACCACCAGTGGGATGTGCCGCTCGACTACGAGGCATACACGGCGATCGGCGCGGTGGTCGGCCACGGCGGCATCGTGCTGCACGACGACACGTCGAACCTCGCCGAGCTTGCCGAATATGCGATGAAGTTCTGCGCGATCGAATCGTGCGGCAAGTGCACGCCGTGCCGGATCGGTTCGACGCGCGGCGTCGAGACGATCGCGCGCATCCGCCACGGCGATACGTCGGAGCGGCAGGTCACGCTGCTGCGCGACCTGTGCGACACGATGCTGGCCGGTTCGCTGTGCGCGATGGGCGGGATGACGCCCTACCCGGTGCTGTCCGCGCTCGACCATTTCCCCGAAGATTTCGGGCTCGCCACCGGCAAGGATGCCGCGTCGGGCCCGGTCAAGGCTGCGGCCTGA
- a CDS encoding NAD(P)H-dependent oxidoreductase subunit E has protein sequence MSPNSHAPDALVERHARAGRSLVAILHAIQDDAGYVPPDCVAPLARALNLSRAEVHGVLTYYHHFRTAPPARVTIQVCRAEACRSMGCETLAAHAEARTGCRFDAAHDDAADAHAPDAVALESVYCLGLCAQSPSMTVNGVLHAKVTPEKFDALLAGAVAHTPEAA, from the coding sequence ATGTCCCCGAATTCCCATGCGCCCGACGCGCTCGTCGAGCGCCATGCGCGCGCCGGCCGGTCGCTGGTGGCGATCCTGCATGCGATCCAGGACGACGCGGGCTACGTGCCGCCGGACTGCGTCGCGCCGCTCGCCAGGGCACTGAACCTGTCGCGCGCCGAAGTGCACGGCGTACTGACCTACTACCACCACTTCCGCACCGCGCCGCCCGCGCGCGTCACGATCCAGGTGTGCCGCGCCGAAGCATGCCGCAGCATGGGTTGCGAAACGCTCGCCGCGCACGCTGAAGCCCGCACGGGCTGCCGGTTCGACGCTGCGCACGACGATGCTGCGGATGCGCATGCGCCGGACGCCGTCGCGCTCGAATCGGTCTACTGCCTCGGACTGTGTGCGCAGTCGCCGTCGATGACGGTCAACGGCGTGCTTCATGCGAAGGTCACTCCAGAGAAGTTCGACGCACTGCTGGCCGGTGCAGTCGCCCACACACCGGAGGCCGCATGA
- a CDS encoding substrate-binding domain-containing protein, translating into MIRIECDAYLTVRDTEGRTASLSDVAPLLELVADTGSIAQAAQAKGLSYRHAWGMLRALEACIGGELIETARGKGSTLSALGQAVVDAQRLARSRLDGNLRTLAAEVASDLNRRLAQRDGAVRIHASHGYAVATLVSALVDAQAAVDIKYRESVEAVQALARGECDLAGFHLPRGAFRAQCAQIYQPWLDDTRHVLIHLTRRQQGLFVPRGNPKQVRGLADLARNDIRFVNRQPGSGTRMLLDLALRAIGIDPERIDGYASAELTHSAIAAFVASGMADLGFGVEPAAHHFGLDFIPVVDEDYYFACERARLDARPLAGVLALLRDARFVERVAHLDGYDPAACGTLTSIATGLAGGDGTSAPDGNSR; encoded by the coding sequence TTGATTCGAATCGAATGCGACGCGTATCTGACCGTACGCGACACGGAAGGCCGTACGGCCAGCCTGTCTGACGTCGCGCCACTGCTGGAGCTCGTGGCCGACACGGGCAGCATTGCGCAGGCGGCCCAGGCAAAAGGGCTGTCGTACCGGCACGCGTGGGGCATGTTGCGCGCGCTTGAGGCGTGCATCGGCGGGGAGTTGATCGAAACCGCGCGCGGCAAGGGATCGACGCTGTCGGCGCTCGGGCAGGCGGTCGTCGACGCGCAGCGCCTCGCGCGTAGCCGCCTCGACGGGAACCTGCGTACGCTCGCGGCCGAAGTGGCCAGCGACCTGAACCGGCGGCTCGCGCAGCGCGACGGCGCCGTGCGGATCCACGCGTCGCATGGCTACGCGGTCGCGACGCTCGTGTCCGCGCTCGTCGATGCGCAGGCGGCCGTCGACATCAAGTATCGCGAGAGCGTCGAGGCCGTGCAGGCGCTTGCACGCGGCGAATGCGACCTGGCCGGCTTCCATCTGCCGCGCGGCGCGTTTCGCGCACAGTGCGCGCAGATCTACCAGCCGTGGCTCGACGATACCCGCCACGTGCTGATTCACCTGACGCGTCGCCAGCAGGGGCTGTTCGTGCCGCGCGGCAACCCGAAGCAGGTCCGCGGGCTCGCGGATCTCGCACGCAACGACATCCGCTTCGTCAACCGGCAGCCTGGGTCGGGCACGCGGATGCTGCTGGATCTCGCGCTGCGCGCGATCGGCATCGATCCCGAGCGCATCGACGGTTATGCGTCGGCCGAGCTCACGCATTCGGCGATCGCGGCGTTCGTCGCGAGCGGGATGGCCGATCTCGGCTTCGGCGTCGAGCCGGCCGCGCATCATTTCGGGCTCGACTTCATCCCGGTTGTCGACGAGGACTATTACTTCGCGTGCGAACGCGCGCGGCTCGACGCGCGGCCGCTCGCCGGCGTGCTGGCACTGCTGCGCGATGCGCGCTTCGTCGAGCGCGTCGCGCATCTCGACGGCTACGATCCGGCCGCATGCGGAACGCTGACGAGCATCGCGACGGGGCTGGCCGGCGGCGACGGCACGAGCGCACCGGACGGCAATTCACGGTAA
- a CDS encoding DUF4148 domain-containing protein: MKSLVQAVVVAAALVAPVVSFAQSGSTITRAQVRAELVQLQQAGYNSARGEDPHYPEAIQAATARVAEQQRSALAQAQGADASGYGAQAQGASASGSRAMGVRPASAEEMKSLYRGS, translated from the coding sequence ATGAAGTCGCTCGTTCAAGCTGTTGTCGTTGCTGCCGCTCTCGTTGCTCCGGTCGTGTCGTTTGCCCAGTCGGGTTCGACGATCACCCGCGCGCAGGTCCGTGCCGAACTGGTCCAGCTCCAGCAAGCCGGTTACAACTCCGCCCGCGGCGAAGATCCGCACTATCCGGAAGCGATCCAGGCCGCAACGGCGCGTGTTGCGGAGCAACAGCGCAGTGCGCTGGCGCAAGCGCAAGGCGCCGACGCCAGCGGGTACGGCGCGCAGGCGCAGGGCGCGTCGGCATCGGGTTCGCGTGCAATGGGCGTGCGTCCGGCCAGCGCTGAAGAAATGAAGTCGCTGTATCGCGGCAGCTAA
- the gph gene encoding phosphoglycolate phosphatase (PGP is an essential enzyme in the glycolate salvage pathway in higher organisms (photorespiration in plants). Phosphoglycolate results from the oxidase activity of RubisCO in the Calvin cycle when concentrations of carbon dioxide are low relative to oxygen. This enzyme is a member of the Haloacid Dehalogenase (HAD) superfamily of aspartate-nucleophile hydrolase enzymes (PF00702).): protein MTTPLSPARAALDEPRLLHCDAVLFDLDGTLADTAPDLAAAVNKMQRVRGLPETPLDALRPLASAGARGLLGGAFGIDPHTPGYEAMRDEFLSNYATDICVHTTLFPGIGDVLDELDARGVLWGIVTNKAMRLTTPLVDLLGLAPRAACVVGGDTTPHSKPHPAPLLHAADQLTLAPARIVYVGDDLRDIQAGSAAGMATVAAAYGYCGDGAAPADWQAQHLVDTTQELRELLRDVGL from the coding sequence ATGACGACTCCCCTTTCGCCCGCGCGGGCCGCACTCGACGAACCGCGCCTGCTGCACTGCGACGCGGTGCTGTTCGACCTGGACGGCACGCTTGCCGACACGGCGCCCGATCTCGCCGCTGCCGTCAACAAGATGCAGCGCGTGCGCGGCCTGCCCGAAACGCCGCTCGACGCGCTGCGGCCGCTGGCCTCGGCCGGCGCGCGCGGCCTGCTCGGCGGCGCATTCGGCATCGATCCGCACACGCCCGGCTACGAAGCGATGCGCGACGAGTTCCTCAGCAACTACGCGACGGATATCTGCGTGCATACGACGCTGTTCCCCGGCATCGGCGACGTGCTCGACGAACTCGATGCGCGCGGCGTGCTCTGGGGCATCGTCACGAACAAGGCGATGCGGCTCACGACGCCGCTCGTCGATCTGCTCGGTCTTGCGCCGCGCGCCGCCTGCGTCGTCGGGGGCGACACAACGCCGCACTCGAAGCCGCACCCGGCCCCGCTGCTGCACGCGGCCGACCAGTTGACGCTCGCGCCGGCACGCATCGTCTACGTCGGCGACGATCTGCGCGACATTCAGGCCGGCAGCGCTGCCGGCATGGCGACGGTCGCGGCCGCGTACGGTTACTGCGGCGACGGCGCCGCGCCGGCCGACTGGCAGGCCCAGCATCTCGTCGACACGACGCAGGAACTGCGCGAACTGCTGCGCGATGTTGGGCTATAA
- the ubiG gene encoding bifunctional 2-polyprenyl-6-hydroxyphenol methylase/3-demethylubiquinol 3-O-methyltransferase UbiG, translating into MTNADPHELQKFSDLAHRWWDPNAEFKPLHDLNPVRLGWIDAHAHLAGKRALDIGCGGGILSESMAGLGAQVKGIDLSTEALGVADLHSLESGIAVDYEAIAAEAIAAREPGTYDVVTCMEMLEHVPSPGDVVAACATLVKPGGWVFFSTLNRNLKSYLFAVIGAEYIAQMLPKGTHDYARFIRPSELAGFVRATDLHIVEIKGITYHPIGKRFALSNDTDINYLVACRRGA; encoded by the coding sequence ATGACCAACGCCGATCCGCACGAACTCCAGAAATTCAGCGACCTCGCCCATCGGTGGTGGGATCCGAATGCCGAATTCAAGCCGCTGCACGACCTGAACCCGGTCCGGCTCGGCTGGATCGACGCGCATGCGCACCTGGCCGGCAAGCGCGCACTCGACATCGGCTGCGGCGGCGGGATCCTGTCCGAGTCGATGGCCGGACTCGGCGCCCAGGTGAAAGGTATCGACCTGTCGACCGAAGCGCTCGGCGTTGCCGACCTGCACAGCCTCGAAAGCGGCATCGCGGTCGACTACGAGGCGATCGCCGCCGAAGCGATCGCCGCGCGCGAACCGGGCACTTACGATGTCGTCACGTGCATGGAGATGCTCGAGCACGTGCCGTCGCCCGGCGATGTCGTCGCCGCGTGCGCGACGCTCGTGAAGCCGGGCGGCTGGGTGTTCTTCTCGACGTTGAACCGAAACCTGAAGTCCTACCTGTTCGCGGTGATCGGCGCGGAGTACATCGCGCAAATGCTGCCGAAGGGCACGCACGACTACGCGCGCTTCATCCGCCCGTCGGAACTGGCCGGCTTCGTGCGCGCGACAGATCTGCACATCGTGGAGATCAAGGGCATCACGTATCACCCGATCGGCAAGCGCTTCGCGCTGTCGAACGACACCGACATCAACTACCTCGTCGCGTGCCGCCGCGGCGCGTGA